From a single Lolium rigidum isolate FL_2022 chromosome 7, APGP_CSIRO_Lrig_0.1, whole genome shotgun sequence genomic region:
- the LOC124675016 gene encoding protein trichome birefringence-like 13 isoform X2 → MPPPTPSLGTTTRARRSSRVGTASPTASATAAPSSAGDGSPRGVSYSPGSTRTSSWSATGTPTLYFLVGFVGDSLNRNMFASLVCMLRGVSGEVRKWRPAGADRGFTFLRYNLTLSYHRTNLLVRYGRWSASPDGGPLESLGYKQGYRVDVDIPDQTWADAASFHDVLIFNTGHWWWAPSKFDPIQLPMVFFERGMPIIPPLSPPEGLDLALKHVVTFVNKAIRPNGIKFFRTQSPRHFEGGDWNEGGSCQREQPLSSEEVKEFFSVDNNSTNMEVRLVNQHLMKALEQSTFRVLNVTHMSEFRADAHPSTTGGKKHDDCMHWCLPGPTDTWNDLLAANLAATERELA, encoded by the exons ATGCCTCCGCCGACTCCCAGCTTAGGTACGACCACACGTGCAAGGAGATCTTCAAGGGTTGGAACTGCGTCGCCAACGGCAAGCGCAACGGCCGCGCCCTCCTCCGCTGGAGATGGAAGCCCACGGGGTGTGAGTTACTCCCCAGGCTCGACCCGCACCAGTTCCTGGAGCGCCACAGGAACACCAACATTG TATTTTCTTGTAGGATTTGTGGGTGATTCGTTGAATAGGAACATGTTTGCCTCATTGGTCTGCATGCTTAGAGGAGTGAGCGGAGAGGTTCGCAAGTGGCGTCCAGCAGGGGCAGACCGAGGTTTCACATTCCTACGCTATAATCTCACCCTCTCATACCACAGAACTAATCTTTTGGTACGCTATGGTAG GTGGTCGGCTAGTCCAGACGGAGGTCCTCTAGAATCTCTTGGCTACAAGCAAGGCTACAGGGTTGATGTTGATATTCCCGATCAAACATGGGCAGATGCAGCAAGCTTCCATGATGTTCTTATTTTCAACACAGGACATTG GTGGTGGGCCCCTTCAAAGTTTGATCCAATACAATTACCGATGGTATTCTTCGAGAGAGGGATGCCGATTATACCTCCTTTATCGCCACCTGAAGGACTGGATTTGGCTCTCAAACATGTG GTAACATTCGTGAACAAAGCAATAAGGCCCAACGGAATTAAATTCTTCCGCACTCAATCTCCTAGACATTTTGAAGGTGGTGACTGGAATGAAGGTGGATCTTGTCAGCGTGAACAACCCTTGTCCTCAGAAGAG GTCAAAGAATTTTTTTCTGTGGACAACAATAGCACAAACATGGAAGTACGCTTGGTGAACCAGCACTTGATGAAGGCTCTTGAGCAGTCTACCTTTAGAGTTTTGAATGTCACTCACATGAGTGAATTCAGGGCTGATGCTCATCCATCAACAACCGGAGGAAAGAAGCATGATGATTGCATGCATTGGTGCTTGCCAGGTCCAACTGATACATGGAACGATTTGCTAGCAGCAAATCTTGCAGCAACTGAGAGAGAGCTAGCCTGA
- the LOC124675016 gene encoding protein trichome birefringence-like 13 isoform X1: MPPARSPSAGLRWRKAFLPLLLLLPMILIIIFLISPLRSIPTVSNAALRPQRTCDYAAGGWVPDASADSQLRYDHTCKEIFKGWNCVANGKRNGRALLRWRWKPTGCELLPRLDPHQFLERHRNTNIGFVGDSLNRNMFASLVCMLRGVSGEVRKWRPAGADRGFTFLRYNLTLSYHRTNLLVRYGRWSASPDGGPLESLGYKQGYRVDVDIPDQTWADAASFHDVLIFNTGHWWWAPSKFDPIQLPMVFFERGMPIIPPLSPPEGLDLALKHVVTFVNKAIRPNGIKFFRTQSPRHFEGGDWNEGGSCQREQPLSSEEVKEFFSVDNNSTNMEVRLVNQHLMKALEQSTFRVLNVTHMSEFRADAHPSTTGGKKHDDCMHWCLPGPTDTWNDLLAANLAATERELA; the protein is encoded by the exons ATGCCACCGGCGAGGAGCCCGTCCGCCGGCCTGCGGTGGCGCAAAGCCTTCCTCCCTCTCCTTCTGCTCCTCCCTATGATTCTTATAATCATATTCCTGATCTCCCCACTCCGCTCCATCCCCACGGTCAGCAACGCAGCCCTTAGGCCCCAGCGGACCTGTGACTACGCCGCCGGCGGGTGGGTGCCTGATGCCTCCGCCGACTCCCAGCTTAGGTACGACCACACGTGCAAGGAGATCTTCAAGGGTTGGAACTGCGTCGCCAACGGCAAGCGCAACGGCCGCGCCCTCCTCCGCTGGAGATGGAAGCCCACGGGGTGTGAGTTACTCCCCAGGCTCGACCCGCACCAGTTCCTGGAGCGCCACAGGAACACCAACATTG GATTTGTGGGTGATTCGTTGAATAGGAACATGTTTGCCTCATTGGTCTGCATGCTTAGAGGAGTGAGCGGAGAGGTTCGCAAGTGGCGTCCAGCAGGGGCAGACCGAGGTTTCACATTCCTACGCTATAATCTCACCCTCTCATACCACAGAACTAATCTTTTGGTACGCTATGGTAG GTGGTCGGCTAGTCCAGACGGAGGTCCTCTAGAATCTCTTGGCTACAAGCAAGGCTACAGGGTTGATGTTGATATTCCCGATCAAACATGGGCAGATGCAGCAAGCTTCCATGATGTTCTTATTTTCAACACAGGACATTG GTGGTGGGCCCCTTCAAAGTTTGATCCAATACAATTACCGATGGTATTCTTCGAGAGAGGGATGCCGATTATACCTCCTTTATCGCCACCTGAAGGACTGGATTTGGCTCTCAAACATGTG GTAACATTCGTGAACAAAGCAATAAGGCCCAACGGAATTAAATTCTTCCGCACTCAATCTCCTAGACATTTTGAAGGTGGTGACTGGAATGAAGGTGGATCTTGTCAGCGTGAACAACCCTTGTCCTCAGAAGAG GTCAAAGAATTTTTTTCTGTGGACAACAATAGCACAAACATGGAAGTACGCTTGGTGAACCAGCACTTGATGAAGGCTCTTGAGCAGTCTACCTTTAGAGTTTTGAATGTCACTCACATGAGTGAATTCAGGGCTGATGCTCATCCATCAACAACCGGAGGAAAGAAGCATGATGATTGCATGCATTGGTGCTTGCCAGGTCCAACTGATACATGGAACGATTTGCTAGCAGCAAATCTTGCAGCAACTGAGAGAGAGCTAGCCTGA